One window of the Conexibacter sp. SYSU D00693 genome contains the following:
- a CDS encoding cob(I)yrinic acid a,c-diamide adenosyltransferase, with protein MTVNLTRIYTKLGDSGETHLGDMSRVPKTHPRIEAYGDVDELNAHLGLALVQAGMPERYRPWLSRVQNDLFDLGADLAVPHGGDKERLRVTPDQTTWLEERCDEVNATLKPLRSFVIPGGSPAAAHLHVCRTVCRRAERKAILVEDGNPEVVRYLNRLSDLLFILSRGATEGDEPLWQPGASQS; from the coding sequence GTGACGGTCAACCTCACCCGGATCTACACGAAGCTCGGCGACAGCGGCGAGACGCACCTGGGCGACATGAGCCGGGTGCCCAAGACCCACCCGCGCATCGAGGCCTACGGGGACGTCGACGAGCTCAACGCCCACCTCGGGCTCGCCCTGGTGCAGGCGGGGATGCCGGAGCGCTACCGCCCCTGGCTCTCCCGGGTGCAGAACGACCTCTTCGACCTCGGCGCCGACCTCGCGGTCCCGCACGGCGGCGACAAGGAGCGCCTGCGCGTGACGCCCGACCAGACGACGTGGCTCGAGGAGCGCTGCGACGAGGTCAACGCGACGCTCAAGCCACTGCGCTCGTTCGTCATCCCGGGCGGGTCGCCGGCCGCCGCGCACCTCCACGTCTGCCGGACGGTCTGCCGCCGCGCCGAGCGCAAGGCCATCCTCGTCGAGGACGGCAACCCGGAGGTCGTCCGCTACCTCAACCGCCTCTCGGACCTCCTCTTCATCCTGTCCCGTGGAGCCACGGAGGGCGACGAGC